Part of the Tepidibacillus fermentans genome, CCAAACAGTAGTGCGGTAGCCTGTGCATAGCGTACAAAAATAGGATGCTGATATTATTAGTATTAAAGCTTGATCGAGAAAAACTTGACACAAACAAAAAATTTAATACTTTTCTCTGTTAATGATGTTATGCTATAATGTGTAATACGTATTTTAAATTTTCGTAACATTTATAAATAATTTTAAGTTTGTATTTTAATAAATATTATACACATTTAAAAAGCAGGTGAAAGCGTGTCAGAACAATGTCTCTTGGAAGTAAAACAGCTAAAGACTTATTTTTATACAGAAGATGGAGTATTTTCGGCAGTTAATGATGTATCTTTTGTTCTTAAACCAGGAGAAACCTTAGGGATTGTTGGTGAATCAGGAAGTGGTAAAAGTGTGACTTCGCTTTCAATCATGGGACTTATTCCAAAAGGAAATGGGAAGGTGGAAGGATCGATTACTTATCAAGGGAAAGAAATCATCAATCTACCCGAAAAAGAGATGAGAAAATTACGCGGAAATGAAATCGCGATGATTTTCCAAGAACCAATGACTTCATTAAATCCGGTCTTTACGATTGGTAATCAGATGATAGAATCGATTCGCTTACATACATCCCTTTCAAAAAGGGAGGCAAAAGATAAAGCTATTGAAATGTTAAAACTTGTGGGAATCCCAAGAGCAGAAGAGATCATGAATGAGTATCCACATCAACTTTCAGGTGGTATGCGACAAAGAGTAATGATCGCGATGGCTATGTCTTGTACTCCGTCTATCTTAATTGCAGATGAACCAACAACAGCATTAGATGTTACAATTCAAGCGCAAATCCTAGATTTAATGAGGAAATTAAAACAGGACTATCATACATCGATTTTATTAATCACTCATGATCTTGGCGTTGTTGCGGAGATGTGTGATCGGGTGATTGTTATGTATGCGGGAAAAGTAGTAGAAGAAGCAGATGTTCGGACGATTTTTTATGAACCAAAGCATCCTTATACGAAAGGACTTATTCGATCTACTCCACAATTAAAGGGAAGTAAACAACGGTTATATTCGATCCCGGGAAATGTCCCCAGTATAAAAGAAATGCCCAGTGGGTGTAGCTTTGCTCCTCGCTGTGAGTACGCAACTGAACTTTGCCATCAGAAGGCTCCTGAATTAATTACCGTTGGCCAAAACCATAAATCGAGATGTTGGTTAAATGTAGAGACAGGTTTACTTGCTGAGGAGGGAGCATGATGGCTAAGTCGATTTTAAAAGTAGAGAATCTTAAAACCTATTTTCCTATTCAAACAGGAATTTTCAAAAAAACAACGGGTTATGTGAAAGCCGTAGATGGAGTTTCCTTTGAATTGAATCAAGGAGAAACCTTAGCATTGGTGGGAGAGAGTGGATGTGGCAAATCTACTACTGGACGATCGATATTACGTTTAATAGAACCGACTGAAGGTAGGATTTTCTTTGAAGGAGAAGATTTAGTTTCATTAAGTCAGGAAGAGATGAGGGTGAAAAGAAAGGACTTACAAATGGTATTCCAGGATCCTTTTGCTTCATTAAATCCAAGGCAAACGATACAAAAAATTCTTGAAGAGCCCTTAATTGTACATCGATTAGGAAATGAACAAGAAAGAAAAGAGAAGATTTATGAATTACTAGAAGTTGTTGGCCTTAACAAAGAGCAAGCGAAACGTTATCCCCATCAATTTAGTGGAGGGCAAAGACAGCGAATCGGAATCGCAAGGGCATTATCTGTCAATCCGAAATTAATCATTGCAGATGAACCTGTTTCCGCCTTAGATGTATCGATTCAAGCGCAAATACTAAACTTGATGGAAGATTTACAAGAAGAGTTTTTATTAACTTATATCTTTATATCTCATGATTTAAGTGTGGTTCGTCACATTGCTAATCGAGTAGGGGTTATGTATTTAGGTAGTTTAGTAGAATTGGCTGATAAAGATGAACTTTATGAACACCCTTTGCATCCTTATACGCAAGCATTATTATCTGCCGTACCCGAACCAAATCCTGATCTGAAAAAAGAGAGAATTTTACTTACCGGTGATGTGCCAAGTCCAGCCAATCCTCCCTCAGGTTGTAAATTTCATACAAGATGTAAATATAAAATGGAGATTTGCGAGAAGGAAAAACCTGAATTTGTGGATCTTGGTAATGGACACTTAGTGGCATGTCATTTACATCGATAGATAATGATATAAATGGAAATACGAAAGGAGTGATTCTAACGTTTTTCGTTACATAGATCATTTCTATTTTTTAATCTATAAAAGCGAGATATAAGGGGGTTAAACAATGAAAAAAGGATTATCTCTATTTCTAGCAATCTTGTTTCTATTATCGATTGCACTAACGGGTTGTGGTGGTAGCAAAGAAACGGCAACATCGAATGGAGATCAAGGAAAAAGTAATACCAATGTACAGTCTACTCTCGTCTTTGGTCGTGGGGGAGATTCTGTTTCCTTAGACCCTGCCAATGTGACTGATGGAGAGTCATTGAACGTAACGCAAAATATTTTTGATACTTTAGTTGCGTATAAAGAAGGAAATACGGAAATAGAGCCTGCATTAGCAGAAAAATGGGAAACTTCTGCAG contains:
- a CDS encoding ABC transporter ATP-binding protein, which produces MSEQCLLEVKQLKTYFYTEDGVFSAVNDVSFVLKPGETLGIVGESGSGKSVTSLSIMGLIPKGNGKVEGSITYQGKEIINLPEKEMRKLRGNEIAMIFQEPMTSLNPVFTIGNQMIESIRLHTSLSKREAKDKAIEMLKLVGIPRAEEIMNEYPHQLSGGMRQRVMIAMAMSCTPSILIADEPTTALDVTIQAQILDLMRKLKQDYHTSILLITHDLGVVAEMCDRVIVMYAGKVVEEADVRTIFYEPKHPYTKGLIRSTPQLKGSKQRLYSIPGNVPSIKEMPSGCSFAPRCEYATELCHQKAPELITVGQNHKSRCWLNVETGLLAEEGA
- a CDS encoding ABC transporter ATP-binding protein, with the translated sequence MAKSILKVENLKTYFPIQTGIFKKTTGYVKAVDGVSFELNQGETLALVGESGCGKSTTGRSILRLIEPTEGRIFFEGEDLVSLSQEEMRVKRKDLQMVFQDPFASLNPRQTIQKILEEPLIVHRLGNEQERKEKIYELLEVVGLNKEQAKRYPHQFSGGQRQRIGIARALSVNPKLIIADEPVSALDVSIQAQILNLMEDLQEEFLLTYIFISHDLSVVRHIANRVGVMYLGSLVELADKDELYEHPLHPYTQALLSAVPEPNPDLKKERILLTGDVPSPANPPSGCKFHTRCKYKMEICEKEKPEFVDLGNGHLVACHLHR